Within the Vibrio tasmaniensis genome, the region GTTTGTCGACGGGCCGGAAGCGGATCGTCATGTGATGCTGCATTTCAACGGTAACGAGTTAACTCGTATACAGTCGCTAGAGAAGAAAGGCGACATGGGCTATCTACGTGTTGAACCGAAAATGCTGGGTATGCTTGAAAAAAGTAACGATGAGCAACGATTGTTCTTAAAACGTAATCAGTTCCCAGAAGTGATGGTTGATGCTTTATTAGCAACTGAAGACCGAAGCTTCTATCAACACGATGGGGTATCGCCATTAGCAATCGCTCGTGCAATGGTCGTTAACGTCAAAGCTGGGCGAACGGTACAGGGCGGTAGCACGCTGACACAACAGTTGGCAAAAAACCTATTCCTGTCCAGTGAGCGTACATTGTGGCGTAAGGTTCGTGAAGCCTACATTGCGCTTATCTTGGACCATCGTTACAGCAAAGACCGTATTCTAGAGGCTTACTTAAACGAGGTTTACCTTGGACAAAATGGTGGGCAAGCGATTCATGGCTTCGGTTTAGCGTCTCGTTTGTATTTCGGTCAACCAATTCAAGAGCTCCGTATCGATCAGCTAGCACTGCTGGTGGGTATGGTGAAAGGGCCTTCGTATTACAATCCGGTTCGTTATCCTGAGCGTGCTAAGACTCGACGCGATTTGGTTCTTCGCTTATTGATGCAACAAGATATCTTGACTCCGCGACAATACGAAGAAGCGGCGAGTCGTGATTTGGATATTCAAGACAACCCACGTATTGCTAGCCGTCAGCCAGCTTACTTCCAGCAAGTAAACATTGAGCTTAAGAAGTATGTCGGCGATCGATTTGAAGCGAAAAAAGGGATTCGAGTCTTTACCTCTCTGGATCCAGTTTCTCAAGATAAGCTAGAGAAGTCGATTGCTCGTAAGGTGCCTGAACTGTCAAAAACGGCAGGTAACAAGTTGGAAGCCGCGGCGATTGCTGTCGATAGAAATACCGGAGAAATCCGAGCAATGGTCGGCGGTAAACGCACCGGTTACGATGGCTTTAACCGTGCTTTGAACGCGAGTCGCCCTATTGGTTCTTTGGTTAAGCCAGCAATCTACTTGACCGCATTAGAGCAACCCCAGAAGTACACGTTGGCGACAACATTGAAGGACACGCCACTGAGCTTGAAAGGCAGTAAGGGCAGCGTATGGAGCCCAAGAAACTTCGACCGTAAGTTCCGTGGCGATGTACCCTTGTATGTTGCGCTTTCTAAGTCTTACAACGTACCAACGGTTCGTTTGGGGATGCAGTTAGGCATTGATAGCGTTTCAAATACCATTGGAAAACTGGGTGTCGATAAAAACGAAATTCGCCCAGTGCCATCGATGTTTTTGGGTTCATTTTCACTGACCCCATTCCAAGTTGCTCAGATGTACCAAACCATTACCAACTCTGGCCGCATCGCACCTTTGTCTGCGCTTCGTTCGGTTGTTGATAATGATGGTGAGGTTCTGTATCAGTCTATCCCTCGTGTATCACAAAGCGTTGACCAGCAAGCTGCTTGGTTAACAACGTATGCCATGAAGCGTGGTGTATCAGAAGGTACAGGTCGTTTCTTACAAGGTCAGTTTGCATGGGCGGGATTAGCCGGTAAAACGGGTACCAGTAATGACAGCCGTGACAGTTGGTTTGTGGGTGTTGATGGTCGTGAAGTTACGACGATTTGGTTAGGCCGAGATGACAATAAACCGACTAAACTAACCGGTTCTAGTGGTGCGTTGCGTGTTTATGCCGATTACCTGAAACAAAGAACCCCTGAACAGCTATTACTGCCTTGGCCAACAGGAATTGCGACCGCTAGCTTTACTCGAACTTCTGAAGGGGCGTTAGAGTTTGACTGTGATGGTACTGTAAAATTGCCGGTCTGGGATGAAAGTGGCAGCATTAAAAATGGCTGTGAAAGTCAACCAAAACAGTGGCTAAAGAAGCTTTTTCAGTGGTAAAGTCATAACAGAAAAGAATGACAAGGATAGTTTAGATAATGATTTCTCGTTGGTTAGTGAGTAGCTTGGGTATTGTCGGTACTGTGATCAGTTTTCAACTGTTTGCCGCTACTGCTGCACAGGTTGATTCATCAGAACATGTTGAACTTAAAGAAGCTCATAAAAGGCCAACCGTTGCTGTCGTTCTCGCTGGTGGTGGCGCTAAAGGTGCTGCCCACATCGGTGTACTAAAAGCCTTGGAAGAGATGCAAATTCCGGTTGATTACATTACCGGTACCAGCATGGGTGCATACGTTGGTGGTCTTTATGCGACAGGGATGAGCGCTGATGAGATCGAGAGCTTTATTTATACGGTTGATTGGAATCGCGGCTATCGTGATCGTGTTAACCGTAGTGATCGACGTGTGCGAGACAAAGAATATGAAGACCGTTATCAACTGAATACCGATCTCGGTTTAGGTTGGGGTGAAATCAAAGCTAGAAAAGGTGTGGTTCAAGGCCAGAATATGCTGCGTATTCTGCGCGAGACCACAGGTAACCTCTCTCCACTCGACTCTTTTGACCACCTTGCTATTCCCTACCGTTCAGTAGCAACTGACATTATCGATCTTGAAGAAGTCGTGATCGATCATGGTCACCTTGTTGATGCGATGATGGCGAGTATGTCAGTACCTGGAGCACTTCCTCCTTATGAAGTTGATGGGCGAATGTTGGTCGATGGTGGTGTCACCAATAACATGCCGGTTGATGTTGCTCGAGCAATGGGGGCTGACATAGTTATTGCGATTGATATCAGCACTAACTACAAAAGCAAAGAAGACTTCACAAACTTTTTAGCCGCAGCAGACCAACTCTCTAATTACCTTGTTCAACGTAGTACTCAAGAGCAAGCCGCGACGTTAACAGACGATGATTTTTTCCTACGCCCTGATGTTGGGCTAATGGAGACCACAGAGTTCGACAAAATGCCGACGGCTTACCACGCTGGATACGAAGCAACAAGGCAGCATACAGATCAGCTTTCCAAGTTGGCGCTGTCTAACGCAGACTACCAAAAGTATATTGATCATAAACAGCAAGCTAGAAAACAACTGATACACGGTGATAAGACTATCGTTGATAGAGTTGTTATCAATAACAATACCCATTACTCAGATAAGTTGATCGAAAATCGCTTAAACCTCGATGCAGGCCAGGTTATTAAAACCAGTGAAATCGAATCTAAAGTGAAAGATCTCTATGCTTTAGATCGGTTTGAGTTGGTGACTTATGAATTTGAAAATGTTGATGGCGAGGATCAACTACTGGTCGATGTGAACGAAAAATCTTGGGGTCCCAATTATCTCAATTTTCGATTCTTTCTTGAAGATGACTTCTCGACTACCAGCCAGTATTCACTTGGTGTCTCTGCCAATTTTACCGATATTAATAAACATGGTGCAGAGCTAAGAACTAATCTCGAGATGGGAACGGACAAACGAATTGAGGCGGAACTCTTCTCGCCATTCTTTTCTAGTCAAAAGTTGTTCACCTCTGCCTCCATTGTTTACAGCAACCAGAATAGAAATTTGCCCGCCGGAATCGGAGAGATTGGAGAGCCAACACTGGATGTAACCAAAGACTTTTTGCCGATGTCTTACCAAGAATACCAGAGTGAATTTGCATTGGGCTACCAACCTACATTGTGGCAAGAGTTGAAATTTGGTGCGCGTTATACCGATGGGGATATTGAGGTGGCATCGTTACCTTCACTAGGGAGCGCTGGCTATAAACGCATTGGTGCCTTTGCCAGTTATCGATTGGATACACTAGATAATTTTAGCTTGCCAACGGAAGGGTATTTTGTCGATTTAGAGTATCTTATCTCTCATGATGATTTCGATAATGATAGCTCTAGTGGTGGTTCAGATTTTTCTTCTGAGAGTGATACAGTCTTTGAACTTTCGGCTAATTTCATGGCTGCACAAAGTATTGAGAAGCATACTTTAGTCGCAAAGGTTGATTATGGCATTGTAGAAAGTAAAAACTCAGTCTTTCCGATTGATCCGAAAGAGCTCGGAGGGTTCCTTAATCTATCCGGTATTCCAAGAAATAGTTTGATCGGTCAGAACTTAGCTTACACCAGTTTGATCTACCGTTATAAGTGGTTTGAAAATGACTTCGGCCTCTTTGAATCACCGTTCTACGTGGGCGCCTCTATTGAACATGGTGGTGTTTGGTCGAACAATGACTTAAAACTGGATGAAGCACCAATGTATACTGCAGGTTCTGTTTTTGCGGGTGTCGACTCACCCATCGGGCCGATCATATTAGCTTATGGCCGAACCGAAGATAATTTTGATTCGGTGTATCTGATTGTCGGTACTTCCTACAAATAATCATGCGTAGAGTCACCGTTTAACTGCGTAAATAGGCAAAAATAGTGGGACTTTCGTCTTAACTTGCTATGTTGGTCAAAATGATAAGATTTTAATTTAACGTTAAATTTGCTATTCTACCGCCCACAGTTTGGCCTCTAAGACGCCGCTCATCAATACAAATTGAATGACAAAAATGGCAATGGAGAGCCAAGTTTCCAAGGATGTTCACTTCTTTATTTTACTAACAATTATGAAGGTAAGAAGTGAACCGCAATGAGAGGAAAAAAGTCGTGCTTGAAGCCTACCGTAAACACGTCGAAGAACGTGCTGCCGAGGGAGTTGTCCCAAGACCACTAGATGCTGAGCAAGTCGCTGGCCTAGTTGAACTTCTGAAGAATCCACCTCAAGGTGAAGAAGAAATCATTCTTGACCTACTAGAAAACCGCATTCCACCGGGTGTCGATGAAGCTGCTTACGTAAAAGCGGGCTTTCTTACGGCTATCACTAAAGGTGAAGTGACTTCTCCACTAGTAAGCAAAGCAAAAGCTGCACAACTGCTTGGTACTATGCAAGGTGGTTACAACATCGAGTCTCTAGTGTCTCTGCTAGACGATGCTGAGCTTGCTCCAATTGCAGTTAAAGCCCTGTCTCATACTCTACTGATGTTCGATGCGTTTTACGATGTAGAAGATAAAGCGAAAGCAGGTAATGCTTCAGCACAACAAGTACTTCAATCTTGGGCTGATGCTGAATGGTTTACAGCGAAAAACAAAGTAGCGGAAAAGATCACCGTTAAAGTATTTAAAGTTACCGGTGAAACTAACACTGATGACTTATCACCAGCACCTGATGCTTGGTCACGTCCTGATATCCCAGTGCACGCGAAAGCGATGCTGAAGATGGAACGTGATGGCATTACTCCTGATGAACAGGGTAGCGTTGGTCCAATCAATCAAATTGAAGAAATGCAAAAAGACGGCATTCCACTGGCTTACGTTGGTGATGTTGTTGGTACAGGTTCTTCACGTAAATCGGCAACAAACTCAGTACTTTGGTTCATGGGTGAAGATATCCCATTCGTACCAAACAAGCGTACTGGCGGTGTTTGTCTTGGTGGTAAAATTGCACCGATCTTCTACAACACAATGGAAGATTCAGGCGCACTACCCATTGAACTGAACGTACAAGACATGAACATGGGCGATGTCATTGATATCTACCCGTACGAAGGTGTTGTTCACAAGAACGGTTCTGTGATTTCAAACTTTGAGCTAAGCAAAGTACTTCTTGATGAAGTGCGTGCTGGTGGCCGTATTCCACTGATCATTGGTCGTGGCCTAACTGGTCGTGCTCGTGATGCCCTAGGCCTAGCTGAAACCGATCTGTTTGCTAAACCAATCGATCCTTCTGCTTCTGATAAAGGCTACACGTTAGCTCAGAAGATGGTAGGTAAAGCGTGTGGCGTTGAAGGTGTACGTGCTGGTCAGTACTGCGAACCTAAAATGACAACGGTAGGATCTCAAGATACTACGGGTCCTATGACGCGTGATGAACTTAAAGATCTGGCGTGTCTTGGTTTCTCAGCAGACCTTGTAATGCAGTCTTTCTGTCACACATCGGCATACCCGAAACCAGTTGATGTAAACACTCACCATACACTGCCTGATTTCATCATGAACCGTGCAGGTGTTTCACTTCGCCCGGGTGATGGTGTTATTCACTCTTGGTTAAACCGTATGCTTCTTCCTGATACCGTAGGTACAGGCGGTGACTCACATACTCGTTTCCCTCTAGGTATTTCATTCCCTGCGGGTTCTGGCTTAGTCGCATTTGCGGCGGCAACAGGCGTTATGCCTCTTGATATGCCTGAATCTATCTTGGTTCGCTTTAAAGGCGAAATGCAACCGGGTATCACACTACGTGACCTAGTACATGCCATTCCGCTTTACGGCATCAAGCAAGGTCTACTAACGGTAGAGAAAGCAGGAAAGATCAATGAGTTCTCTGGTCGTGTACTAGAAATTGAAGGTGTTGAACACCTATCTGTTGAGCAAGCATTTGAGCTTTCTGATGCATCAGCTGAACGTTCGGCTGCAGGTTGTACTGTTAAGCTCTCTCAAGAGTCTATTGATGAGTACCTGAACTCGAATATCGTTATGCTTAAGTGGATGATTGCTGAAGGTTACGGTGATGTTCGTACGATTGAGCGTCGTATTACGGCAATGGAAGAGTGGGTAGCGAACCCTGAGTTGCTGTCTGCTGATTCAGATGCGGAATACGCGCACGTTATCGAGATCGACCTTGCTGACATCGATCAGCCAATCCTATGTGCACCAAACGATCCAGATGATGCTCGTCTTCTTTCTGATGTTCAAGGCACTGAGATTCAAGAAGTGTTCATCGGCTCTTGTATGACCAACATCGGTCACTTCCGAGCTGCAGGTAAGATGCTAGAAGAGTTTAATGGCTCTTTAAATACTCGCCTATGGGTTGCTCCGCCAACTAAGATGGATAAAGACCAACTGACAGAAGAAGGCTACTACGGCATCTTCGGTCGTGCTGGGGTTCGTATTGAAACTCCGGGTTGTTCATTATGTATGGGTAACCAAGCTCGTGTTGCTGATGCTTCGACGGTTATGTCTACGTCTACTCGTAACTTCCCGAACCGTTTAGGTAATGGAGCGAACGTTTATCTAGCTTCTGCTGAACTTTCTGCTGTTGGTGCGATTCTAGGTCGTATCCCAACGAAAGAAGAGTACTTAGAGTACGCTGAGAAGATTAATGCAACGGCTGCTGATACATACCGTTACCTGAACTTCCATAAAATGGGTCAGTACACGGAAAAAGCAGACACAGTTATCTTCCAAGAACCAGCTTAGTTCCTCGTTATATTTGTAGCTGCAGCGTTGTTGACTGCGTAAGTCCACCGGAGCGCCGGCCGCCCTAGTCACATAGAGCTTCTATGCTCATAGGGATGAACGTACTTGTCGCCTAGCTGCAACTCCAACTATTTAGAGGAACCCAAATGATAGAGCGTCTACTTCGGTAGGCGTTTTTTTATGTCTGAATGTTAGTTTACGAGCGACTCGATCTCTTGATGACTTCGCTATATACTCTCGCCTCATTTTTTACCCTATCTGTCATTAGTGCGCGGAGCCTCTATGGAATTTGAATTTACACGAAACACTTTAATGGGCGAGTACTATGTAAAGTGCAGCATGGGTCATGAAATTGTTGGCCGCTGGCTTCAAGAAGAGATCGGGAAAGATAAGCAGAAACTGGATCATGTGATGGCGTTGATTGAGCAATCTCGACAAGATCTGAGTAATGAAGTGACGCTACTAGGCAAAGAGATCAGCCTAGCGATCAATGAAGACGACGTAACGATTCAAGAAAATGTGCTAGGGCACGAACAAGAGATGGAAGAGGGCAGTGAGTTCGACTTCTATAATTGTGAAAGCGAAGCAAGCTGCGGAATTGACGATTTCGAGTTGCTCATCGAACGTTGGATTGATTTTTTAGGTTACTAGTTGCTAATGATTTTCCATCGTGAAAGTTTCGTTGCCCAAAACTAGAGCAACGACAGTGCAACGCATTAAGATAGTGAAAAGGCCGCACCATATTGGTGCGGCCTTTTTCGTTTCTAAAACAGTATAATTTCTATTTTATTTAAAATCAAGCACTTAGGTTTTTGGCACGCTACTTGGATTGTAATAAGAGTATTAACGGATTAAGTGAAGAATTTAAGGAAAGAATATGAAATTAATAAATGCCATTGTTAAGCCATTCAAATTAGACGATGTACGCGAAGCGCTCTCTGATGTGGGTATTGAAGGTATGACGGTTTCTGAAGTGAAAGGCTTTGGTCGTCAGAAGGGGCACACTGAATTGTATCGTGGTGCAGAGTACCAGGTGGACTTCCTACCAAAGGTAAAGCTAGAGATTGCAACCCAAGCTGAAAATGTTGACCGAGTTGTTGAAGCGATTAGCCAAGCGGCACACACCGGAAAAATCGGCGATGGCAAAATTTTTGTGTATGACCTAAGCCAAGCCGTACGAATTCGTACCGGTGAAATGGATGCTGAAGCACTTTAAAGAATTACAAGGACTGGAGACTTTAATATGGAACTTACAACAACAGTAACGGAACTACGTTACGCACTAGACACTTTTTTCTTCCTCATTTCAGGTGCGTTGGTAATGTGGATGGCTGCAGGCTTCGCGATGTTAGAAGCTGGCCTTGTTCGTTCGAAGAACACCACAGAAATTTTAACTAAGAACATTTGTTTGTACGCGATTGCTTGTACGACTTTCTTAGTCGTTGGTTACAACATTATGTATGTCGATAACGGCGAAGGTGGCTGGTTACCGTCATTTGGTACTCTGATTGGTACTCAAGGTGAAGGTGCAGACCACTCATTAGAATCAGACTTCTTCTTCCAAGTAGTTTTCGTTGCAACAGCAATGTCTGTGGTATCTGGCGCGGTTGCTGAGCGAATGAAACTTTGGTCATTCCTGATTTTCTCTGTGGTTCTAACTGCATTTATTTACCCAATGGAAGGTTACTGGACTTGGGGCGGTGGTTTCCTATCAGAAGCCGGCTTCAGTGACTTTGCTGGTTCAGGTATCGTACATATGGCTGGTGCTTCAGCAGCCTTAGCGGGTGTGCTTCTACTGGGTGCTCGTAAAGGTAAATATGGTAAGAACGGTGAAATCTACCCGATTCCAGGTTCAAATATGCCACTGGCAACGCTAGGTACATTTATCCTTTGGTTTGGTTGGTTCGGTTTCAACGGCGGTTCTCAACTAATGGTTTCGGATTTTGAGAACGCAACAGCAGTAGGTCAAATCTTCCTTAACACCAACGCAGCAGCAGCAGCAGGTGCGATTGCAGCACTACTAGTATGCAAAACAACTTGGGGTAAAGCAGACCTAACAATGATTCTTAACGGCGCGTTAGCTGGCCTAGTAGCAATCACTGCAGACCCTCTATCACCATCACCTCTATTTGCTGTAGCGATTGGTTCGGTATCTGGTGCCTTGGTTGTATTCAGTATCATTGCTTTAGACAAAGTTAAGATTGATGATCCAGTAGGTGCTATCTCGGTACACGGTGTGTGTGGTTTCTTCGGTCTAATGGCTGTGCCACTAAGCAATGCTGATGCAACGTTTGGTGCTCAATTACTGGGTGCAGCAGTAATCTTTGCATGGGTATTCGGTGCTAGTCTAGCTGTATGGGCAGTGCTTAAAGCAACAATCGGTATCCGAGTAACTGAAGACGAAGAACTTGAAGGTATGGACATGCACGATTGTGGTGTTGGCGCTTATCCAGAGTTTGTGTCTGTAAAATAGAACATTATGTATTAATCCATAATTTACAAATATTTACACATTACCCACTTGAAACCTGCTCTCATGAGCAGGTTTTTTTGTGCTCTATCATTGAAATTAATATTTTAATAAATATAATAACGCAACTGATATAGATTATCATTTCGATATAAAGGACTTTACCAATGAAAAAATTGCTAACTCTTTCAGCTCTAGCATGTAGCGCAATCGCACCAACGGCTGCAATCGCTGCTGAAGAAGTAAACGTATACTCTTACCGTCAACCTTTCCTTGTTGAACCTATGTTTGATGAGTTCACAAAAGAGACAGGCATCGAGGTGAATGTTAAGTTTGCTAAGAAAGGTTTAGCAGAGAAGCTAGCTCAAGAGGGCGAATACAGCCCAGCAGATGTGGTATTAACTGTTGATATCAGCCGTCTATCTGAGCTAACTGAAAAAGGTTTAGTTCAAGCTGTAGAAAGTGATGTTCTAGAAAAGAATATTCCAGCTCAGTACCAAGACACAGCTAACGAGTGGTTCGCTCTAACAACTCGTACACGTAGCGTTTACTCTTCTCGTGACCGTGTTGGTCGTCTAGGTGAAGATTTCACTTACGCTGATCTAGCTAAGCCAGAATTCAAAGGTAAAATCTGTACACGTAGCGGTAAGCACCCATACAACGTTTCTCTAGTATCTTCGATGATTGCTCACAAAGGTGAAGCTGAAACGAAAGAATGGCTAGAAGGCGTAAAAGCAAACCTAGCACGTAAGCCTCAAGGTAATGACCGTGCACAAGTTAAAGCGATCAAAGAAGGTCTATGTGACGTTTCTCTTGGTAACAGCTACTACCTAGGTAAGATGGTTAACGATAAAGAGCAAAAAGCTTGGGCTGACGCTGTTTACCTTAACTTCCCTAACCAAGAGACAACAGGTACTCACGTAAATATCTCTGGTATGGCAATGGCTAAATTCTCTCCAAATAAAGAGAACGCGGTTAAGCTAATGGAATTCCTATCTGGTGACGTGGCGCAAGGCATGTACGCAGAAGTGAACTACGAATACCCAGTTAAAGCTGATGTTAAACCTTCAGAGCTTGTTGCTTCTTGGGGTGAATTCAAAGCTGATACAATTTCTCTAGACCAGATTGCTGACCACCACGCAGCTGCAATCAAGTTACTAGACGAAGTTAAGTTCGATCTATAATTTTTTACTGTAGGCTTCGGCCCAAGTAAAATGACAGCCTCAAGTCGCCATTTCGGTAACTTGGGGCTGTTTTGTTTTGGAAAATCACTTTTTGATACAAAGCTCCCCGTTAATCCCCAGAGTTATGAGCATCTCACCTTGAAGTCATTACAGTATATGGGTATAAATAACCCCCCATTAAAAGGATATGAGATGTATTTGCAAATGCATTTGTGTTTCATTAAGCCTCGTTGTAGTTAGGCGATGAAAGAAAAGAATTATTTATGGAACACCAGTAGCTGCATCATTGCTGTATTGCTGGTTTTACCGATTTTAGCGATCTTTACGACTGCTGTTGGAGAAACAGATGAGCTATTTTCTCATCTTATGTCCACAGTAATGCCCACCTATACTTATAATACGGTGGTTTTAGTCATAGGAACCTTATTCCTGTCTTTGGCTTTTGGTATTCCGTCGGCTTGGATTATGGCAATGTGCCGTGTTCCAGGAGAGCGGGTTTTGCAGTGGGCGCTAGTACTGCCATTAGCAATGCCAGGTTATATTGTCGGGTATATCTTTACCGATTGGTTTGATTTTGCTGGTCCGGTTCAAATCCTGTTACGAGAGTTAACAGGGTGGGGGCCCGGAGAGTACTGGTTCCCAGACATTAGAACCTTGTCCGGTGCTATTATTGTCCTGTCACTTGTTCTCTACCCCTATGTTTATCTGCTATGCCGCGCAGCGTTTATGGAGCAAAACGTCTCCTTATTGCAATCCGCACGGTTGCTTAAGTGTTCACCTTGGGAAAGCTTTCGTCGTATTTCATTACCGCTTGTTCGCCCATCAATGGCGGTCGGTCTATCGCTGGTTGCAATGGAAACCATTGGCGACTTTGGTACCGTGAGTTACTTTGCAGTCAATACCTTAACGACTGCGGTTTACGACACTTGGTTAGGTTACTCAAGCTTAACGGCTGCTGCGAAAATATCGGCGATTATGCTGGTTATCGTGATCCTACTGCTGAGTTCAGAGCGATACAGTCGTCGCAAACAGAAATTATTCCAGAATCAATTCAGTAGCCGTGAAGATTTTCGTTACGACCTTTCTGGTTGGAAGAAGTGGTTAGCATTGTTTTGGTGCTGGGGGTTAGTGTGTGTCGCATTCTTGTTCCCTCTTGCCCAGTTAATGATTTATGCCTACAAATATTTTGCTCAAAGTTGGACCCCTGAATTCAGAGAATATGCCGTTAACAGCCTTTATGTTTCGGTAGTTGCTGCAATTATTAGTGTCGTTATTGCTTTGATTGTGAACTTCAATCAACGTGTTAGCCCAAGTAAGAAAAATCAGGCTTATATGCGTATCGCTTCAATGGGCTATGCCGTTCCAGGCACCGTGTTAGCTATTGGTGTAATGGTTCCCGTGTTGTTTATGGATCACTTGGTCAATGACATTGCAAAAGTGATGGAATGGACAGGGCCAGGTTTGATCTTCTCTGGTTCTATGTTTGCACTTATCTTTGCCATGGTCGTGCGTTTTTCAGCGGTTGCAATTGGCAGCATTGAAAGTAGCTTGAGTAAAGTATCTCCTTCATTAGATATGGCTTCTAAAACAATGGGCTGCAATACCAATCAGATGTTACG harbors:
- the mrcB gene encoding penicillin-binding protein 1B yields the protein MMTKMLTPKKAPPKKAPAKKSPATKGKPRKPRAAAKKTKPKAKPSGKRGWLKILWGISWKAGLALAALLLFVGIYLDSVVKQRFEGQLFDLPTVVYARVLDLSPGTAVSLVQVKNELDVLNYRKVNSPRHPGEYSSSSTKIEMIRRPFEFVDGPEADRHVMLHFNGNELTRIQSLEKKGDMGYLRVEPKMLGMLEKSNDEQRLFLKRNQFPEVMVDALLATEDRSFYQHDGVSPLAIARAMVVNVKAGRTVQGGSTLTQQLAKNLFLSSERTLWRKVREAYIALILDHRYSKDRILEAYLNEVYLGQNGGQAIHGFGLASRLYFGQPIQELRIDQLALLVGMVKGPSYYNPVRYPERAKTRRDLVLRLLMQQDILTPRQYEEAASRDLDIQDNPRIASRQPAYFQQVNIELKKYVGDRFEAKKGIRVFTSLDPVSQDKLEKSIARKVPELSKTAGNKLEAAAIAVDRNTGEIRAMVGGKRTGYDGFNRALNASRPIGSLVKPAIYLTALEQPQKYTLATTLKDTPLSLKGSKGSVWSPRNFDRKFRGDVPLYVALSKSYNVPTVRLGMQLGIDSVSNTIGKLGVDKNEIRPVPSMFLGSFSLTPFQVAQMYQTITNSGRIAPLSALRSVVDNDGEVLYQSIPRVSQSVDQQAAWLTTYAMKRGVSEGTGRFLQGQFAWAGLAGKTGTSNDSRDSWFVGVDGREVTTIWLGRDDNKPTKLTGSSGALRVYADYLKQRTPEQLLLPWPTGIATASFTRTSEGALEFDCDGTVKLPVWDESGSIKNGCESQPKQWLKKLFQW
- a CDS encoding patatin-like phospholipase family protein, translating into MISRWLVSSLGIVGTVISFQLFAATAAQVDSSEHVELKEAHKRPTVAVVLAGGGAKGAAHIGVLKALEEMQIPVDYITGTSMGAYVGGLYATGMSADEIESFIYTVDWNRGYRDRVNRSDRRVRDKEYEDRYQLNTDLGLGWGEIKARKGVVQGQNMLRILRETTGNLSPLDSFDHLAIPYRSVATDIIDLEEVVIDHGHLVDAMMASMSVPGALPPYEVDGRMLVDGGVTNNMPVDVARAMGADIVIAIDISTNYKSKEDFTNFLAAADQLSNYLVQRSTQEQAATLTDDDFFLRPDVGLMETTEFDKMPTAYHAGYEATRQHTDQLSKLALSNADYQKYIDHKQQARKQLIHGDKTIVDRVVINNNTHYSDKLIENRLNLDAGQVIKTSEIESKVKDLYALDRFELVTYEFENVDGEDQLLVDVNEKSWGPNYLNFRFFLEDDFSTTSQYSLGVSANFTDINKHGAELRTNLEMGTDKRIEAELFSPFFSSQKLFTSASIVYSNQNRNLPAGIGEIGEPTLDVTKDFLPMSYQEYQSEFALGYQPTLWQELKFGARYTDGDIEVASLPSLGSAGYKRIGAFASYRLDTLDNFSLPTEGYFVDLEYLISHDDFDNDSSSGGSDFSSESDTVFELSANFMAAQSIEKHTLVAKVDYGIVESKNSVFPIDPKELGGFLNLSGIPRNSLIGQNLAYTSLIYRYKWFENDFGLFESPFYVGASIEHGGVWSNNDLKLDEAPMYTAGSVFAGVDSPIGPIILAYGRTEDNFDSVYLIVGTSYK
- the acnB gene encoding bifunctional aconitate hydratase 2/2-methylisocitrate dehydratase, whose protein sequence is MLEAYRKHVEERAAEGVVPRPLDAEQVAGLVELLKNPPQGEEEIILDLLENRIPPGVDEAAYVKAGFLTAITKGEVTSPLVSKAKAAQLLGTMQGGYNIESLVSLLDDAELAPIAVKALSHTLLMFDAFYDVEDKAKAGNASAQQVLQSWADAEWFTAKNKVAEKITVKVFKVTGETNTDDLSPAPDAWSRPDIPVHAKAMLKMERDGITPDEQGSVGPINQIEEMQKDGIPLAYVGDVVGTGSSRKSATNSVLWFMGEDIPFVPNKRTGGVCLGGKIAPIFYNTMEDSGALPIELNVQDMNMGDVIDIYPYEGVVHKNGSVISNFELSKVLLDEVRAGGRIPLIIGRGLTGRARDALGLAETDLFAKPIDPSASDKGYTLAQKMVGKACGVEGVRAGQYCEPKMTTVGSQDTTGPMTRDELKDLACLGFSADLVMQSFCHTSAYPKPVDVNTHHTLPDFIMNRAGVSLRPGDGVIHSWLNRMLLPDTVGTGGDSHTRFPLGISFPAGSGLVAFAAATGVMPLDMPESILVRFKGEMQPGITLRDLVHAIPLYGIKQGLLTVEKAGKINEFSGRVLEIEGVEHLSVEQAFELSDASAERSAAGCTVKLSQESIDEYLNSNIVMLKWMIAEGYGDVRTIERRITAMEEWVANPELLSADSDAEYAHVIEIDLADIDQPILCAPNDPDDARLLSDVQGTEIQEVFIGSCMTNIGHFRAAGKMLEEFNGSLNTRLWVAPPTKMDKDQLTEEGYYGIFGRAGVRIETPGCSLCMGNQARVADASTVMSTSTRNFPNRLGNGANVYLASAELSAVGAILGRIPTKEEYLEYAEKINATAADTYRYLNFHKMGQYTEKADTVIFQEPA
- a CDS encoding YacL family protein, coding for MEFEFTRNTLMGEYYVKCSMGHEIVGRWLQEEIGKDKQKLDHVMALIEQSRQDLSNEVTLLGKEISLAINEDDVTIQENVLGHEQEMEEGSEFDFYNCESEASCGIDDFELLIERWIDFLGY
- the glnK gene encoding P-II family nitrogen regulator — encoded protein: MKLINAIVKPFKLDDVREALSDVGIEGMTVSEVKGFGRQKGHTELYRGAEYQVDFLPKVKLEIATQAENVDRVVEAISQAAHTGKIGDGKIFVYDLSQAVRIRTGEMDAEAL
- a CDS encoding ammonium transporter, whose product is MELTTTVTELRYALDTFFFLISGALVMWMAAGFAMLEAGLVRSKNTTEILTKNICLYAIACTTFLVVGYNIMYVDNGEGGWLPSFGTLIGTQGEGADHSLESDFFFQVVFVATAMSVVSGAVAERMKLWSFLIFSVVLTAFIYPMEGYWTWGGGFLSEAGFSDFAGSGIVHMAGASAALAGVLLLGARKGKYGKNGEIYPIPGSNMPLATLGTFILWFGWFGFNGGSQLMVSDFENATAVGQIFLNTNAAAAAGAIAALLVCKTTWGKADLTMILNGALAGLVAITADPLSPSPLFAVAIGSVSGALVVFSIIALDKVKIDDPVGAISVHGVCGFFGLMAVPLSNADATFGAQLLGAAVIFAWVFGASLAVWAVLKATIGIRVTEDEELEGMDMHDCGVGAYPEFVSVK